Within Rhododendron vialii isolate Sample 1 chromosome 12a, ASM3025357v1, the genomic segment TCATTTGTAGAATCATCCGTCACTGTACCACCAATAACAACATTCGTGGTTTGCCCAATCCGTCCCTCAGCCTTTGATACTTCTGAATCCAAATCATAGTTAGTCTACATTGATGAATAAATACTTGGTTCCATAACCAACAATCTACATCTCGTGacataaacaaacaaatcatgCTAAACGGGTATAGCTAAAATTGTGGTCCAATAGAAAAGGGTCGTTTGGGCTTAGTCCCCTGAAAGATGGGAAATAGGGCAACACTGCTGAGGCATCTTTTGGCAGTAACCAAGAAAGATGATTCTTTACGGGTGAAATGGATCTACTGCCATGTGATAAACCGAAAAATCCAAAGTTACGTGGCTTTTCCAAGTGGTTATTATCAAACTGTCAGCAAACTATTGAACCTTAGAAACTTGGTCGGACATGCTCTAATCAGACACATAATTGGCCATCAGGAATCACCTTCTCTGGTTGGACAATAGGCATCTGCTGGCACCTTGGGTAAGGAAGAGGGAAACACGTTGTCAATTTGTCATAACCCAGGCATGCATTTAGCAGCCAAAGTACTTGATATTATCCATAATGTTATGAAAATGGCCTAGGTTGAGGCATAGAATCACTCAATAAATTATTTCCGCCAACTGCTGTTCAACCTAGTATTGGTTGCCCAAATCATGTGGTGTGGACTCCTGAAGCTAATAGGATTCATGTACTAAGGCAGCCCTGGCTGCAATTATATGGAGAATTGATAAAGGCACACGGCATGATGTGGAATGGTTCAAACAGAATGTGCCCAAATGGGCATTCATTCAGTGGCTTTTCTGCTTAAGTAGGGTGGGTAACGAAGATGATTGAGAGAATAGGGATCAGAGGAGGATCAGATGTGCATATTATGTAATCAAGGTAGGGAATCTCATGAACACCTTTTCTTTAAAAGCAACTTCTCTAGTTTTGTATGAAACAGAATCTTGGGGCATAACCAGATCAAGGCTGCCTGTCCATGGGAGGATTAGTTGAAATGTGTCATCCTATACATACTAGGAAGGACTTCAAGATCTTGTTGTATAATCTCTATTATCCTTGCCTCATAAAATACAATCTTTGGCTGCTCGCATACATTTTTCTCTGATTTCTTATGAGGATTACTCCCTTCAGGTGATGGCATTCTGTTGTTTAGTTGGTTTGGGGAGCGCGGCGAACGCCCTAGTTGGGTTGTGATTTGTGTTTCTTTAATAAGCTTTTAACGTgcaaaaagacgaaaaaacaaGGCCCACTGCTCTTCAACCAAAAACAAGACCAACAAGAACTCATGAACTATGATAACAACTTTAAATTCCTCGAACTCAAGCAGCCTCACCAATGTCCCTATGCCAAGTTTACTTGAAGGCCCTGTTTCATTGACCGGAATAGACATCGGATTGGATTCAAAGTCACAGGGGAGCTTGTCCCCAACATTTGAATGCAAAACTTGGCATAAGGATTACATATCCATTGGACAACTACTACAAAACATGAAATATAAAATACCATGCCAGGAACATATAGTTGCtggaatattttttgaaaggaatGAAAAAAAGGTGGGACTAAGGATGGGGAGCATACGTCCCCATGATAGTAGTTGGAGATTGTACATAGCATGGGATTAGTTCTACTATGATTGATTTAGGTGGAATAAATAACGGGACAGAGGGTGGAGGATCATTTGCATCCATTGGACGAAAAGAAAGATAATACCAAAGGACTGGATTAATAACACCACCTAGGATACACCCTCATGGGGGGTACTAAACGGGCAAATAGTACCTCTATAATCCAATCCATCTTTATGCCTCACGTAGTGCTGGATTAATTTATCGCAAGGAACATGTGCCCCAAGGCCCTAATCACCCCTCCCTAATCCAACAATTAAACGTGATTGCTAATTCTCTCATGATGATGGGAAATGACTGTTTACACGCACCTATTTAGGTGTGTACGCTATGCACCCCTTGGATCGCCttaaattcataacattttacatACAAATTCGTAATTCATAACTTTCCTACAAAAAATCATAACATTTGGACGtaaattcataacatttacTTTTGTCTAGATATTATGAACTTCTAACAAATGCTATGTATTTCTATGCAAGTGTTATCAAGTTTTATACAATTATTACGAATCTCAtacaaaatgttatgaattccaAGCAATTAAAGGTGCGCATACTGTACACATCCAGATAGGGGTGTATGTTGTAGCCTTCCCCCATGATTAGTCATGTGAATTACTTGTCCTTAGAGATTATATATCCCTTCACCATTAGTTCGACTTATCGAACATGGCCTTACAGTAATTCCACTGAAAGAATTTCAAACCAATAAGTTGGTCGCAGGGAGCTTCTAATTGGTGCCGCTCCCATCTTAGGAGCGCACTCCTGCACTCCCAAATAAGGAGCTTGATGGGAGCCCGCTCCCATTGTGATGGGAACATGCTCCTTCCGAAAATGGGAGCTTTTGTAAAATCCTTGTACAGAAACGCAGGGTTTATCACTTAGCTTTATTAATTGGTCTTGATGAACTCATATATGTAGCCcaagtcatgatatcttgaaaagaaaatcatgtaTCGTAACACTAGCCCATTCCTTACATTTATGGTGGACTTGGCAcatatttttactcactaaaATAATTGTACTTTTAACGTGTATATTCTATTCTACATTATTTTCGTCATATATGTACATGTTCCTTTCACACTCCCAACCTTGCATGTTCCTTTCacgctcccaaccttgggagcttcCATATTCCGGCGCTCCCCCACTCccacttcgtgcaactaagaaTTACAGACAATTAGGTAATGTCATCAAATTACCCAATCTTCAAGACTAAGGTTCTTTCAAGTGCAATTATTCTctacttttggaggaaaattggttctttttctctttaaaagTCGTTCAACTACACATACACAGTACCTGtacaattcaattcaattcaatgtACAGTGAAGCAGAACATGCACAAATATCCATCCTTATTCCATAATATAAGGGACAAACTACGAATTATTTAATTCACTTCTATACTCACATTGTGCTCTATTGAGAGCATTGCGTACCacaatatttaaaaaatctAGTTCGAAAGGATCTAGCTTCATCAGATATTATGGAACCTCGATAGagctcaatagaaaagaaaaaaacgcaTTATATAGCCGACCCACACTTGGGACTTAATTCTCTGTTTGGTTGATGATAATTCAAGGTTcaccaaaatcaaaaaaaggcacataaaaaagaagaagaaagaaactagACGAACCCGAAATGGCCTTGAGAACAGCTTCTTGGGGAGGACCCTGGTCGTGGTCTTCCTCGGAAGACGAGGCCGTTTCGTTGTGGGCACAATTGCGGTGATGGGTTCGCCGGGAAAAGTGGAAATCTCGAGCCCTAGCGATTCCACAGCCACAACTCAAGCTGGGTATCGAAGACTTTATCTTGTGGGAAACAATGGACGGTGCAGAGAAGGAGTTTGTAGGCAAAGGTCGAGGCCACGGTTCCGTCAAGAAGACGGTGGTTCTCAATACTGCTGCCCTGCACGCCATTTCTGATCCTTCCGATTCTTTTTCTGATCTTTTTTCACCTGTGTATATGGGGATTATGCCTACCAAATTACTTTCACTTCTTCCTCTAAATTTTGGGGCGATTTTGTCGCATTGGTTAGTGTTATGGGCACTACCTGTTTTTCTAACAGCTTATCTTTTTCTGATGGACTTCCCACGGAATGAGAGATGCATGTAAAGCGGTGCAGATGGTTGATCCAGCCGCGCATTTTGAAAATCGACGGCTTGGATCTTAACCGAATAATGAGCGGTTTAGATTTGTATGCACTCAAATGTCATCCGAACTGTTTGTGCCAAGATCAACGACTAAATCGACCGCTCTGCATCTCTGGGTGCCTCACAGTCTCGATAACTTGTAGAGACCAAATTgcccttcttttccttttggaatGAATATTCTACCCAATCCGACCCCCTGAAATTGTTTCGGACATTGGATTGCGTTAGGGAACGGATTTGAGGCggttttacatattttttttttggtttatgcaTAGATAAAATTAGAAAACATACATGAGTCTAGGATATGAAACCACACTAGCGTCATCGCGAAGTTGCGAGATAATACATGCGGTTTTATATCTCCCCGCCCCACACCCGCTCTATTTCATtttctctaaaaaaaagaaaataacactTATACTAGTATTTTAAGACTCTAAAAAAAGTAATTGAgcaaaatattttcattttctctaaGAAACGTGTACATTTACATTTTCTTTAATTAGACATTAAAAAACTACTAATAAGAGAACATTTTTATTACTCCACTTGCCTTCAAAGTGTTCTAATGGAAGAAGTTCGCCCCCCCTTTTATGTATTATGGTCCGGAATACTTGcgcacatctcgactaatttcgaggctctgaagttaatgaccGGGCAAACCTTCAGCTGCCCCAACATCTAGAATGTTTGACTTTTGTGGGATTCCAATTCGCTGACCTATTAGGGACAAGCTCTTTAGTTGCTTTCTCATGTCCACCTCACCAAATCCCTTAGGGTAAACTTGGCGGCTTCGTCTACCTTCAACTGAAAGAAGTATGGCAAACACAAGCTTCAGAAATCGAAGTCGTGATTTTTCTTAATCATCAGATACCGAATTAAGGCATGATTGTGAGAAAGTTAGGAAAGGGTTAAAgtgaaaagagagaaacttatttacggcGGAATGCAATCTCagccgttcaaaacactttttggaCGGTCGAGATTGAGCGacgtaaactttatttacacggctcctccgtaaataagatttTTCTGAAATGAAAATAAGAAGGTGCTccagaaacaaaagaaatgacatggaaaaaggttttaaaaaaaaaaaacgaaatgtTGAGAGTGGGATTTGAACCCACGCCCTTTCGGACCAGAACCTTAATCTGGCGCCTTAGACCAACTCGGCCATCTCAACTTTTGATAAAGAGTTCCAATGTTAAAGATAAGTAATTCCTATTTTTATCTATTCACGAGAATCTTGACCACGTTTTAGTTATGAGAGACATAGTCAAAGTGAATTTAGCACGATTTTATCACCGCCCTTGAACTAGTCCGCCAACATTGATTCGTggctttcatttcttttttcctccgGAAAAAGGCCGTCAAATTATTTGAACCGAATTCGTCCAGTGTTCTATTTCCcaataaaactatgggtacaccatcTAGTAGATGCGAAATTTTCATGCGGATTTAATGTAGTACAATAGGGAACTTTGTTGGACGTAGCAGTAAAACTTGGCTTCCACGATCAAAACCACAACGAGACACGAAAGTTTAGAATTTATAATTTTTGCCAAAGTATGCATATCAAGtacaatataaaatattaaatttgtCACAATTTTTGAAAGGAGATCATCCCATATATattaaacaaagaacaaaattacAAGCAcaagaacaattttttaaaaatgatataGTATATTATAtcggtgaattttttttaaaataaacaaagaacaaaattacaagcacaacaacaattttttaaaaatgatataGTATATTATATtggtgcatttttttaaaaatatttctccATGACAATTCCAATCAGACTGCGTTGTATCGTAGGCACAGACAAGTGCTATAATAGTATAATGTGGTGCAAGATTTGCACAATTGTTCAAGAATTTATTACGTTCATGCTAACAAAATATCTTATCTCGGGTGAGGACACGTGAGTCTTCGAACTCAATGTGTCCCTTAATTAGTTTATCGGCATTTTCACGCAATCTAATAATTGAAGAATGCACTAAAATAGCACACAAGTAAATTTCAGTACATAGAATTTGTACATGGAAAAGGGGCAAATCCTCTCTTCcttgttttattttaattttttgttgtttctcttTAACGTAAAGGAAGGGGAAATTGTCAATCAATGAAGTTTTCACATTCCATTGTGTTCGGAacgaaggagaagaaaaatccTACCTCCCCAGATTTTTTTGCCCAGAGATCCCCTGTCGACCCCAATCCGGACAGAGGCTTGTCCGATTCCCTCTTAGACGTTGATCTCGtaaatcaacggttgagatgtGTCGAGCACTTTTTGCTCCAAAAACAATGTCATTTTGATAAAAAAGTGATCGGCACATCCcagccgttgatttgcgagatcaacggcAGAGAGGGGTGGGACAGACTGACGCAACGGAATTTATGAGAGATTAGTTAGTGTACTAATCCatacgagataaacaactcgtcgcaacgagcaaatcttgcgcacaaaaaagaaagagagaatatctgcaatattattaataaaaattgTTTAAACTCCAGGTTACAAACCTTTATATAGGCCGAAACTCTAGAAatcctaaaaataaacttggaaaataaaaagtcccagaatttggagcttttcctaaaactgaaaacgggaaagaaaaacaagaatttccaaaaaagaataaatttaaaaggaattacgatctaagagttattaacgaaacaaaccTTTCCTAAAACGacaaaataacgcaattgaaggcttacacgaaggaattaggccgaaaaacaCCATTGAttaagtttgggcctattccgagctcgtccgaatttcGCCAATTTGAGTCATGTGAAATTAAACACTGTTTGGGCTTCCGAGACTTGGCtcggtccagctgatcatggaattgggtcTCCACGTAATTAACATTACAGGCCCTTGTTCGGATTGGGGTcggacaaaatatatatatatatatatatatatatatatatatatatatatatattctcttttGTATATAAGGAGCTGCCTTCTCTCCGAGGTTCAATCGCAGAGAAGTCTCTGTCGTATAATTCCAATCGTTCATCTTtgtattttttacattttttgcaGAGAAGTCTCTAACATTATatccaaaccgttcatcttTGCATTTTTGCATTTCAACCATTCATTTTCCCAGGAAGAGAATTTTTAtatagaaaaattttaaaaccttAAACTTAACAACACTTTTTAATGGTCAAGATCACCCGAAACTTCTCTGCAATCCAACATAAGACTGATGAGGTCCATAAAATCACAGCGTCCAGAAATCCAGGAGTAGAAGCAAAGAAGATTCAAGaaaatcggagagagagagagagagagaagcaacaCCGCCGTAGCCCACCCAAACAAAAACATCTTCACAACGTTCCAAATCCGCCGTCGTCTTCCCAGAACACCACACACACCCCAATTCGTACACGCAACTACGTGTACATTCCCATAACCACTTCAATTTCGTTCCCCCAGGCCATAGAAAAAAATCGTCAAACCcccacacaatctctctctctctctctctctctgcactcCGATGGTTCCGATCGACGTGACGCAAGTGGCAACGGGTCTCAGCGTCTTGGCCGGAGCAGTTTTTCTCAAGTCGGTGATGGACCAGAACCCCACGATGGGCCCGACCCAGTTCCGGAGGTGCCCGAGCTGCAACGGGTCCGGCCGAGTCGCCTGCCTCTGTTCCCGCTGGTCCGACGGCGACGTCGGGTGCCGGACTTGCGCCGGGTCGGGCCGCATGGCGTGCAGCAGCTGCGGCGGGACGGGCACGGGGCGGCCCCTCCCGGCCCAGGTCTCCGTTCGTCGCCCTCCGAATATTCCCTCGTGATACGGGTTTGTGATTTTTGATGGGtttcggctctctctccctctctttggGTTTATTGAATTGTGTGGTATGTAGTTGATGATCAttagaaggagagagagagatgggaattTATTAGATTGtaattgggaaatgattttgtcacaccattttttgataatgtcacatcctgcaagtgtatttcata encodes:
- the LOC131311288 gene encoding uncharacterized protein LOC131311288 isoform X1 codes for the protein MACRAAVLRTTVFLTEPWPRPLPTNSFSAPSIVSHKIKSSIPSLSCGCGIARARDFHFSRRTHHRNCAHNETASSSEEDHDQGPPQEAVLKAISEVSKAEGRIGQTTNVVIGGTVTDDSTNEWLALDQKVNSYPTVRGFTAIGTGGDDFVHAMVVAVESVLQQPVPEGQVKHKLSTRGKYVSVNIGPVRVISSEQVQAVYNAMRRDDRMKYFL
- the LOC131311288 gene encoding uncharacterized protein LOC131311288 isoform X2, coding for MACRAAVLRTTVFLTEPWPRPLPTNSFSAPSIVSHKIKSSIPSLSCGCGIARARDFHFSRRTHHRNCAHNETASSSEEDHDQGPPQEAVLKAISVSKAEGRIGQTTNVVIGGTVTDDSTNEWLALDQKVNSYPTVRGFTAIGTGGDDFVHAMVVAVESVLQQPVPEGQVKHKLSTRGKYVSVNIGPVRVISSEQVQAVYNAMRRDDRMKYFL
- the LOC131311289 gene encoding uncharacterized protein LOC131311289; amino-acid sequence: MVPIDVTQVATGLSVLAGAVFLKSVMDQNPTMGPTQFRRCPSCNGSGRVACLCSRWSDGDVGCRTCAGSGRMACSSCGGTGTGRPLPAQVSVRRPPNIPS